A portion of the Sulfuricurvum kujiense DSM 16994 genome contains these proteins:
- a CDS encoding pyrimidine/purine nucleoside phosphorylase, which translates to MSQFINVTIDKKANVYFDGKVTSRTVHFADGSIKTLGIMAPGEYTFGTADKEIMEIMSGEMDIQLPGSDAWITINGPMSFEVPANSSFNLKVKTISDYCCSYIKE; encoded by the coding sequence ATGTCACAGTTCATCAACGTCACTATCGACAAAAAAGCCAATGTTTATTTCGACGGAAAAGTTACCAGCCGTACAGTTCACTTTGCCGACGGTAGTATCAAAACTCTCGGGATCATGGCTCCGGGAGAATATACGTTCGGTACAGCCGATAAAGAGATCATGGAAATTATGAGCGGAGAAATGGATATTCAGCTTCCTGGTTCAGATGCATGGATCACGATCAACGGGCCGATGAGTTTCGAAGTTCCGGCGAACAGCTCTTTTAACCTAAAAGTCAAAACGATCAGCGACTACTGCTGCAGCTACATTAAAGAATAA
- a CDS encoding CvfB family protein produces the protein MNETLKVGEINILVIDRSTVPGLFLRALDESDILLPNQYVTESMHIGDTIDVFVYTDSEDRPVATTVKPKAMVNEIAFVEVVDTNSIGAFVDWGLPKDLFVPRALQKRPFAVGEKRLVRVILDDQTNRLVGTEKISGALETPPKSFYPNTPVEFMIIAKTPMGYKVIVDHKYEGMIYANEIFEDVRVGQIKKGFVKLLRPDGKLDLSLQMVGKAKASSAADKIFSMIQGNGGMLPYNYKSDPDLIQKTFGLSKKNFKAALTQLVDAKKITVQENGIYGI, from the coding sequence ATGAATGAAACACTAAAAGTCGGGGAGATCAATATCCTCGTTATCGACCGCTCTACCGTGCCGGGGTTATTCCTACGTGCTCTGGATGAGAGCGATATATTACTGCCGAACCAGTACGTCACCGAGTCGATGCATATCGGCGATACGATCGACGTATTCGTCTATACCGACAGCGAAGACCGCCCTGTCGCGACAACCGTAAAGCCCAAGGCGATGGTGAACGAAATCGCCTTTGTCGAAGTGGTCGATACGAATTCGATCGGTGCCTTTGTAGACTGGGGACTGCCGAAAGATCTTTTTGTCCCCAGAGCCCTTCAAAAACGTCCCTTCGCCGTCGGGGAAAAACGGCTGGTTCGTGTCATTCTCGATGATCAGACCAACCGTCTTGTCGGAACCGAAAAGATCAGCGGTGCATTAGAGACTCCTCCGAAGAGTTTTTATCCGAACACCCCCGTAGAGTTTATGATTATTGCCAAAACCCCTATGGGGTATAAAGTGATAGTCGATCATAAATATGAGGGGATGATTTACGCCAATGAAATTTTTGAAGACGTCCGTGTCGGGCAGATCAAAAAAGGATTCGTCAAACTTTTGCGTCCCGACGGAAAGCTCGATCTCTCGTTGCAAATGGTCGGAAAAGCGAAAGCGTCCAGTGCCGCCGATAAAATTTTCTCGATGATACAAGGCAATGGAGGAATGCTCCCGTATAACTACAAGAGCGATCCCGATTTAATCCAAAAAACGTTCGGGCTCAGTAAGAAAAATTTCAAAGCGGCCCTGACTCAGCTCGTCGATGCTAAAAAAATAACAGTTCAGGAGAACGGAATCTATGGGATATAG
- a CDS encoding SDR family NAD(P)-dependent oxidoreductase, translated as MRILITGASSGLGEVLALHYATKDNTLVLIARREDRLSDVASRCRELGADVETLVADVNDFERIREIGTELGQNPIDRIILNAGVSVGHNGGVTPFEDFERLFKTNFLSIHALLEPIIPKLMEQRSGEIVFISSLASLLSMPTSIAYSSSKRALNAYAEGLHYQLKPHGISVMTIMPGFIDSEMTRKNRFKMPFLLKTEEGVARIVRAIERKKIRYAFPFRFYLMIRIVLLFPQSLRDKIVNFTNFKKGQ; from the coding sequence GTGCGGATACTAATAACAGGTGCAAGCAGCGGTTTGGGAGAAGTGTTGGCTCTACACTACGCGACGAAAGATAATACGTTGGTATTGATTGCACGTAGAGAAGACAGATTATCCGATGTGGCGAGCCGATGCAGAGAGTTGGGAGCGGACGTGGAAACACTTGTAGCCGATGTCAACGATTTTGAGCGGATAAGAGAAATAGGGACGGAACTCGGTCAAAATCCGATTGACCGCATTATCCTCAATGCCGGTGTGTCGGTCGGGCATAACGGCGGAGTGACACCGTTTGAAGATTTTGAGCGTCTTTTCAAAACCAACTTTTTGAGTATTCACGCGCTGTTGGAACCGATTATCCCTAAATTAATGGAGCAAAGATCGGGAGAAATCGTCTTTATTTCATCTCTCGCATCATTGCTCAGTATGCCGACATCTATCGCCTACAGCAGTTCCAAACGGGCGCTTAACGCGTATGCGGAGGGGCTGCATTATCAGCTCAAACCGCATGGAATTTCCGTGATGACGATTATGCCGGGATTTATAGATTCGGAGATGACCCGGAAGAACCGTTTTAAGATGCCGTTCTTATTAAAAACGGAGGAAGGGGTTGCGCGGATTGTCCGTGCGATAGAGCGAAAAAAAATCCGATACGCATTCCCTTTTAGATTTTACTTAATGATTCGAATTGTATTGCTGTTTCCGCAGTCCTTAAGAGACAAAATTGTAAACTTCACTAATTTTAAAAAGGGGCAGTAG